From Providencia sp. R33, a single genomic window includes:
- the lpdA gene encoding dihydrolipoyl dehydrogenase, which translates to MSTEIKAQVVVLGAGPAGYSAAFRCADLGLETVLVERYSTLGGVCLNVGCIPSKALLHVAKVIEEAKALAEHGIVFGEPKTDISKVRLWKEKVINQLTGGLAGMAKGRKVTVVNGLGKFTSANTLVVEGENGSTTINFDNAIIAAGSRPIQLPFIPHEDPRIWDSTDALELKEVPERLLVMGGGIIGLEMGTVYHALGSQIDVVEMFDQVIPAADKDVVKVFTKQISKKFNLLLETKVTAVEAKEDGIYVSMEGKKASAEPQRYDAVLVAIGRVPNGKNLDAGKAGVEVDDRGFIHVDKQMRTNVPHIFAIGDIVGQPMLAHKGVHEGHVAAEVISGLKHYFDPKVIPSIAYTEPEVAWVGLTEKEAKEQNISYEVATFPWAASGRAIASDCSEGMTKLIFDKQSNRVIGGAVVGVNGGELLGEIGLAIEMGCDAEDLALTIHAHPTLYESIGMAAEIYEGSITDLPNAKAKKKK; encoded by the coding sequence ATGAGTACTGAAATTAAAGCCCAAGTCGTTGTACTTGGTGCAGGCCCTGCAGGCTATTCTGCGGCTTTCCGTTGCGCTGACTTAGGTTTAGAAACTGTTTTAGTAGAACGTTATTCAACCCTTGGTGGTGTTTGTTTAAACGTGGGTTGTATCCCTTCAAAAGCTTTATTGCATGTTGCAAAAGTGATCGAAGAAGCGAAAGCATTAGCAGAACACGGTATCGTATTTGGTGAGCCAAAAACCGATATCTCTAAAGTTCGCTTATGGAAAGAAAAAGTCATTAATCAGCTGACAGGTGGTTTAGCTGGTATGGCAAAAGGCCGTAAAGTTACCGTCGTTAACGGTCTGGGTAAATTTACAAGTGCAAATACACTGGTTGTTGAAGGCGAAAACGGTAGCACGACTATCAATTTCGATAACGCAATCATTGCAGCGGGTTCACGCCCAATTCAATTACCATTCATTCCTCATGAAGACCCACGTATTTGGGATTCAACCGATGCGTTAGAACTGAAAGAAGTTCCAGAGCGTCTTCTGGTTATGGGTGGTGGCATCATCGGTTTAGAAATGGGAACTGTGTACCATGCACTGGGTTCTCAAATCGATGTGGTTGAAATGTTTGACCAAGTCATCCCAGCGGCTGACAAAGATGTGGTTAAAGTATTCACCAAACAAATCAGCAAAAAATTCAACCTGCTGTTAGAAACGAAAGTAACTGCGGTTGAAGCGAAAGAAGACGGTATCTATGTGTCTATGGAAGGTAAAAAAGCTTCCGCAGAACCACAACGTTATGATGCTGTGTTAGTGGCTATCGGCCGTGTTCCTAACGGTAAAAACTTAGATGCAGGCAAAGCTGGCGTTGAAGTTGACGACCGCGGCTTTATCCACGTGGATAAACAAATGCGCACTAACGTTCCACACATCTTTGCTATCGGTGATATCGTTGGCCAACCAATGTTGGCTCACAAAGGTGTTCATGAAGGTCACGTTGCCGCAGAGGTTATCTCTGGTCTGAAACACTACTTTGACCCGAAAGTTATCCCATCTATCGCTTATACTGAGCCAGAAGTTGCTTGGGTTGGTTTAACTGAGAAAGAAGCGAAAGAGCAAAACATCAGCTACGAAGTGGCAACTTTCCCATGGGCTGCATCAGGTCGTGCAATTGCATCTGACTGCTCAGAAGGTATGACTAAGCTGATTTTCGACAAGCAATCTAACCGTGTTATCGGTGGTGCGGTTGTCGGTGTGAACGGTGGCGAATTACTGGGTGAAATCGGCCTAGCAATCGAAATGGGTTGTGATGCAGAAGATTTAGCATTAACTATCCATGCTCACCCAACACTGTACGAATCAATTGGTATGGCTGCAGAGATCTACGAAGGTAGCATCACTGACTTACCAAATGCAAAAGCGAAAAAGAAAAAATAA
- the aceE gene encoding pyruvate dehydrogenase (acetyl-transferring), homodimeric type — protein sequence MSDMLKNDVDPIETRDWLQAIESVIREEGVDRAQFIIEQVLSEARKGGVSIAAGASGRSDYINTIAVEDEPAYPGNMDLERRIRSAIRWNAVMTVLRASKKDLELGGHMASFQSSATLYEVCFNHFFRAHNNNDGGDLVFFQGHISPGIYARAFLEGRLTEEQMNNFRQEIGGNGLSSYPHPKLMPDFWQFPTVSMGLGPINAIYQAKFLKYLDNRGLKDTSAQRVYAFLGDGEMDEPESKGAITIATRDKLDNLVFVINCNLQRLDGPVTGNGKIVNELEGIFNGAGWQVIKVMWGDRWDELLRKDTSGKLVQLMNETLDGDYQTFKSRDGAYVREHFFNRYPETAALVKDMTDDEIWALNRGGHDPKKVYAAFAKAKETKGKPTVILAQTIKGYGMGETAEGKNIAHQVKKMNMDGVRHFRDQFNVPVADEQIEKLPYITFEKDSEEYKYLHERRQALGGYLPARRSTFDEKLEIPALADFSQLLEEQSKEISTTIAFVRALNVMLKNNSIKERLVPIIADEARTFGMEGLFRQIGIYSPKGQQYTPQDREQVAYYKEDSKGQILQEGINELGAGSSWLAAATSYSTNNLPMIPFYIYYSMFGFQRIGDLMWAAGDQQARGFLIGGTSGRTTLNGEGLQHEDGHSHIQSLTIPNCISYDPAFAYEVAVIMQNGLERMYGEKQENVYYYITTLNENYHMPAMPEGAEEGIRKGIYKLTSVEGSKGKVQLLGSGSMMRHVREAADILSAEYGIGSDVYSVTSFTELARDGQDCERWNMLHPSATPRVPYIAQVMNDAPAVASTDYMKLFAEQVRTYVPASDYRVLGTDGFGRSDSRENLRHHFEVDTSYVIVAALGELAKRGEVDVKVVEEAIKKYNINPEKVNPRLA from the coding sequence ATGTCAGATATGTTAAAAAATGACGTGGATCCGATTGAAACTCGCGACTGGCTACAGGCGATTGAATCGGTCATCCGTGAAGAAGGTGTTGATCGTGCTCAGTTTATTATCGAACAGGTATTAAGCGAAGCGCGTAAGGGCGGCGTAAGTATTGCTGCTGGTGCATCTGGTCGTTCTGATTACATCAACACAATTGCTGTTGAAGATGAGCCTGCATACCCTGGTAACATGGACTTAGAGCGCCGTATTCGCTCTGCAATTCGCTGGAACGCAGTAATGACTGTTCTGCGTGCGTCTAAAAAAGACTTAGAACTGGGCGGCCATATGGCTTCTTTCCAGTCATCAGCAACCTTGTATGAAGTCTGCTTCAACCACTTCTTCCGCGCTCATAATAACAATGATGGCGGGGACTTAGTATTCTTCCAAGGCCATATCTCTCCAGGAATCTATGCACGTGCTTTCTTAGAAGGCCGTTTAACTGAAGAGCAAATGAACAACTTCCGTCAAGAAATTGGTGGAAATGGTCTGTCTTCATATCCGCACCCTAAATTAATGCCTGATTTCTGGCAGTTCCCGACCGTATCAATGGGTCTGGGCCCAATCAACGCTATCTACCAAGCTAAATTCCTGAAATACCTTGATAACCGTGGCTTGAAAGATACATCTGCGCAACGCGTATATGCATTCTTAGGTGATGGTGAGATGGATGAACCAGAATCTAAAGGTGCAATTACTATCGCAACACGCGATAAATTAGATAACTTAGTTTTCGTTATCAACTGTAACCTGCAACGTCTGGATGGCCCAGTAACAGGTAACGGCAAAATTGTTAACGAATTAGAAGGTATCTTTAACGGTGCTGGCTGGCAAGTTATCAAAGTTATGTGGGGCGACCGTTGGGACGAGCTGCTGCGTAAAGACACGAGCGGCAAACTTGTTCAATTAATGAACGAAACCTTAGACGGCGACTACCAAACCTTTAAATCACGTGATGGCGCATACGTCCGTGAGCACTTCTTCAATCGTTACCCAGAAACAGCTGCATTAGTTAAAGATATGACTGATGATGAGATTTGGGCACTGAACCGTGGTGGTCACGATCCGAAGAAAGTCTATGCCGCATTTGCGAAAGCAAAAGAAACCAAAGGCAAACCAACTGTTATTTTAGCGCAAACCATTAAAGGCTATGGTATGGGCGAAACAGCTGAAGGTAAAAACATTGCGCACCAAGTGAAGAAAATGAACATGGACGGCGTTCGCCATTTCCGTGATCAATTCAATGTGCCAGTGGCTGATGAGCAAATCGAAAAACTGCCATACATTACTTTCGAAAAAGATTCAGAAGAGTACAAATACCTGCACGAGCGCCGTCAAGCGCTGGGTGGCTATTTACCTGCTCGCCGTTCAACTTTTGATGAGAAACTGGAAATTCCTGCTCTGGCAGATTTCAGTCAATTATTAGAAGAACAATCAAAAGAAATTTCGACCACGATCGCTTTCGTTCGTGCATTGAACGTGATGTTGAAAAACAACTCTATCAAAGAGCGTTTAGTGCCAATTATCGCTGACGAAGCGCGTACGTTCGGTATGGAAGGTCTGTTCCGTCAAATCGGTATTTATAGCCCTAAAGGCCAACAATATACGCCGCAAGACAGAGAACAAGTTGCCTACTATAAAGAAGACTCGAAAGGTCAAATCCTGCAAGAAGGTATCAACGAGCTGGGTGCAGGTTCTTCTTGGTTAGCTGCTGCAACATCTTACAGCACTAACAACTTGCCGATGATCCCATTCTATATCTACTACTCAATGTTTGGTTTCCAACGTATTGGTGACTTAATGTGGGCAGCGGGTGACCAACAAGCGCGCGGCTTCCTGATTGGTGGTACTTCAGGTCGTACAACGCTGAACGGTGAAGGCTTACAACACGAAGATGGTCACAGCCATATTCAATCACTGACTATTCCTAACTGTATTTCTTATGACCCAGCATTCGCTTATGAAGTTGCTGTGATTATGCAAAACGGTTTAGAGCGCATGTACGGTGAGAAACAAGAGAACGTGTACTACTACATCACGACTCTGAACGAAAACTACCACATGCCTGCAATGCCAGAAGGCGCAGAAGAGGGTATCCGTAAAGGTATCTACAAACTGACTTCTGTTGAAGGTAGCAAAGGTAAAGTGCAGTTATTAGGTTCAGGTTCAATGATGCGCCACGTTCGTGAAGCGGCGGATATCCTGTCTGCTGAGTATGGCATCGGTTCTGATGTTTACAGCGTAACTTCATTCACTGAATTGGCGCGTGATGGCCAAGATTGTGAGCGTTGGAACATGCTGCACCCATCTGCAACACCACGCGTTCCATACATTGCACAAGTGATGAATGATGCGCCAGCGGTTGCATCAACTGACTACATGAAACTGTTTGCTGAACAAGTTCGTACTTACGTGCCTGCAAGTGATTACCGTGTACTGGGTACTGATGGTTTTGGTCGTTCTGACAGTCGTGAAAACCTGCGTCACCACTTCGAAGTGGATACCAGCTATGTCATCGTAGCAGCGTTAGGTGAATTAGCTAAACGTGGTGAAGTTGATGTTAAAGTCGTTGAAGAAGCGATTAAAAAATACAACATCAACCCAGAAAAAGTTAACCCACGTTTGGCATAA
- a CDS encoding ATPase, T2SS/T4P/T4SS family → MNTIKDNQFIYKELKKLCDKHYIIIVDYNHKRLSIATVKKPDDNLMATLKFIASVPVCYDIWPKEKIDHYFNSAIHQIKEEAVPYQPKETDALDVTSPAVDFVENLLKTAIHKRSSDIHLEPSKQGLKIRIRVDGKLYFLPSAPYEIHNEIIARLKILSKMNIAEKRRPQDGQMNWYFDGQNYSIRLSSIPTLYGEKLVLRILNTQLKYSLEHIGMCSSLLDSLKRYLKQPQGLILVTGPTGSGKTVTLYSALEFLNQSSRNISTIEDPIEIPLQGINQIQVHEKSELSFAFILRALLRQDPDIIMIGEIRDEETAQIATRAAQTGHLVLSTLHTNCTVSAIERMAQLGVEKKQLLSCLKMVIAQRLVRKLCPKCKISTPSQTELNKVLTINEWKSKGCEHCFSGFMGRTAVYEYIDQQILQDLQRQDNNTVSFERLFQAGIKLVESGNTTLQEIYAIVGNEGV, encoded by the coding sequence ATGAATACAATAAAAGATAACCAATTTATCTATAAAGAACTAAAAAAACTATGCGATAAACACTATATTATTATCGTAGATTATAATCATAAACGATTATCTATTGCCACGGTTAAAAAACCTGATGATAACCTTATGGCGACTCTAAAGTTTATTGCTAGTGTCCCTGTTTGCTATGACATCTGGCCTAAAGAAAAAATTGACCATTACTTCAATAGTGCAATACACCAAATCAAAGAGGAGGCTGTGCCTTATCAACCTAAAGAGACAGATGCATTAGACGTAACGTCCCCTGCTGTTGATTTTGTTGAAAATTTACTTAAAACCGCGATTCACAAGCGCTCATCAGATATTCACCTTGAGCCATCCAAGCAAGGTTTAAAGATTAGGATACGTGTTGATGGGAAACTTTACTTTCTTCCCTCTGCCCCATATGAAATTCACAATGAAATTATTGCGCGGTTAAAAATACTTTCCAAAATGAATATTGCGGAAAAAAGACGCCCACAAGATGGACAAATGAATTGGTATTTTGATGGGCAGAATTACAGTATACGCCTTTCTAGTATCCCCACCTTGTATGGTGAAAAACTCGTATTAAGAATTCTTAATACTCAATTAAAATATTCATTAGAGCACATAGGGATGTGCTCTTCCCTTCTTGACTCATTAAAAAGATACTTGAAACAACCTCAAGGCCTAATTCTAGTGACAGGCCCTACTGGAAGTGGCAAAACGGTGACTTTATATAGTGCATTAGAATTCTTAAATCAATCATCTCGAAATATTTCAACTATAGAAGACCCTATTGAAATTCCTTTACAAGGGATCAATCAAATTCAGGTTCATGAAAAATCTGAACTTAGTTTTGCTTTTATTCTTAGAGCACTATTACGCCAAGACCCTGATATTATTATGATCGGTGAAATAAGGGATGAAGAAACAGCTCAAATAGCTACTCGCGCAGCGCAAACAGGTCATTTAGTTTTATCTACACTCCACACCAATTGTACTGTAAGCGCCATAGAACGTATGGCGCAGCTTGGTGTAGAAAAAAAGCAGCTATTGTCTTGCTTGAAAATGGTGATAGCTCAAAGATTGGTGCGCAAGTTATGTCCTAAATGCAAAATATCTACGCCATCACAAACCGAGTTAAATAAAGTATTAACGATTAATGAATGGAAGTCTAAAGGATGTGAACACTGCTTTTCTGGCTTTATGGGAAGAACAGCTGTTTATGAATATATTGACCAGCAAATACTTCAAGATTTACAGCGGCAAGATAACAATACCGTAAGCTTTGAACGCCTTTTTCAAGCAGGTATTAAGCTCGTTGAGTCAGGCAATACAACGTTACAAGAAATTTACGCTATTGTTGGCAATGAGGGGGTCTAA
- the aceF gene encoding pyruvate dehydrogenase complex dihydrolipoyllysine-residue acetyltransferase: MSIEIQVPDIGADEVEVTEVMVKVGDKVEAEQSLITVEGDKASMEVPSPQAGVVKEIKIATGDKVKTGSLIMVFEAEAGAAAPAPAQAPAAPAAAPSAAASKDVAVPDIGGDEVEVTEIMVKVGDTVTAEQSLITVEGDKASMEVPAPFAGTVKEIKIATGDKVKTGSLIMVFEVAGAAPAAAPVAQAAAPAAPAASAIKDVNVPDIGGDEVEVTEVMVKVGDTVTAEQSIITVEGDKASMEVPAPFAGTVKEIKIATGDKVKTGSLIMTFEVAGAAPAAAPVAPAAAPAPAAAPAPAASAPAKAADSKNEFVENDAYIHATPVIRRLAREFGVNLAKVKGTGRKGRILREDVQAYVKDAVKRAEAPAAAGGGLPGMLPWPKIDYSKFGEVEEVELGRIQKISGANLSRNWVMIPHVTLMEEVDTTEVEEFRKQQNKEAEKKKLDVKITPLVFVMKAVARALEEMPRFNSSISEDAQRLFLKKYINIGIAVDTPNGLVVPVFKDVNKKGILELSRELMEVSKKARAGKLTAADMQGGCFTISSLGGIGTTGFAPIVNAPEVAIMGLSRSSMKPVWNGSEFVPRLILPMSLSFDHRVIDGADGARFITLVGQLMSDIRRLVM; the protein is encoded by the coding sequence ATGTCTATTGAAATCCAAGTGCCAGATATCGGTGCTGATGAAGTTGAAGTCACCGAAGTGATGGTTAAAGTTGGCGACAAAGTAGAAGCAGAGCAATCGCTCATTACCGTTGAAGGTGATAAAGCCTCTATGGAAGTCCCATCGCCACAAGCGGGTGTGGTAAAAGAAATTAAAATTGCGACTGGCGACAAAGTCAAAACTGGCTCGCTGATCATGGTCTTTGAAGCAGAAGCGGGTGCAGCTGCGCCTGCTCCAGCACAAGCGCCAGCTGCTCCTGCGGCAGCACCAAGCGCAGCAGCGTCAAAAGACGTTGCTGTACCTGATATCGGTGGCGATGAAGTTGAAGTTACTGAAATCATGGTTAAAGTTGGCGATACCGTGACTGCGGAGCAATCTTTAATTACCGTTGAAGGCGATAAAGCTTCAATGGAAGTCCCTGCACCATTTGCAGGTACCGTTAAAGAAATCAAGATTGCGACAGGCGACAAAGTGAAAACTGGCTCGCTGATCATGGTCTTTGAAGTTGCAGGCGCAGCGCCAGCCGCAGCTCCAGTTGCACAAGCTGCAGCACCAGCGGCTCCAGCAGCCTCTGCAATTAAAGATGTTAACGTTCCAGATATCGGCGGTGATGAAGTTGAAGTTACCGAAGTGATGGTTAAAGTGGGTGACACCGTTACTGCTGAGCAATCAATCATTACGGTTGAAGGTGATAAAGCATCAATGGAAGTCCCTGCGCCATTTGCGGGAACCGTTAAAGAAATCAAGATTGCGACAGGCGACAAAGTGAAAACTGGCTCGCTGATCATGACCTTTGAAGTCGCCGGTGCAGCACCAGCTGCGGCGCCAGTTGCACCAGCAGCGGCACCAGCACCTGCAGCAGCGCCAGCTCCAGCAGCTTCTGCACCTGCGAAAGCAGCTGATAGCAAAAATGAATTTGTTGAGAACGATGCATACATTCATGCAACACCGGTTATTCGCCGCTTAGCGCGTGAGTTTGGTGTTAACTTAGCGAAAGTAAAAGGCACTGGTCGTAAAGGCCGTATCCTGCGTGAAGACGTTCAAGCTTACGTGAAAGATGCAGTCAAACGTGCTGAAGCTCCAGCTGCGGCAGGTGGTGGTTTACCAGGTATGCTGCCATGGCCGAAAATTGATTACAGCAAATTTGGTGAAGTTGAAGAAGTCGAACTGGGTCGTATCCAAAAAATCTCTGGTGCAAACCTGAGCCGTAACTGGGTGATGATCCCGCACGTTACGCTGATGGAAGAAGTGGATACCACTGAAGTTGAAGAATTCCGTAAGCAACAAAATAAAGAAGCAGAGAAGAAAAAACTGGACGTGAAAATCACGCCATTAGTTTTTGTCATGAAAGCGGTTGCTCGCGCTCTGGAAGAAATGCCGCGCTTTAACAGCTCGATTTCTGAAGATGCACAACGTCTGTTCTTGAAAAAATATATCAATATCGGTATCGCGGTTGATACGCCAAATGGCTTAGTTGTTCCTGTCTTTAAAGACGTTAACAAAAAAGGCATTTTAGAGTTATCTCGCGAACTGATGGAAGTTTCTAAGAAAGCGCGTGCAGGTAAACTGACTGCGGCTGATATGCAAGGCGGATGTTTCACCATCTCTAGCCTTGGTGGTATCGGTACAACCGGTTTTGCACCAATCGTGAATGCACCAGAAGTCGCTATTATGGGGCTGTCACGTTCTTCAATGAAACCTGTTTGGAACGGTAGCGAGTTTGTTCCTCGCCTGATCCTGCCTATGTCACTGTCCTTTGACCACCGTGTCATCGATGGGGCTGATGGAGCACGTTTCATCACCCTAGTAGGGCAATTAATGAGCGATATTCGCCGTTTAGTGATGTAA
- the pdhR gene encoding pyruvate dehydrogenase complex transcriptional repressor PdhR, translating to MTYGKIRQPKLSDVIEQRLEHLIFEGTLRPGEKLPPERELAKQFDVSRPSVREAIQTLEAKGLLSRRQGGGTFVQKKMWQSFSDPLAQLLEGNPESQFDLLETRHALEGIAAYYAALRGTEEDLDRIRQSYELIEIAQKSGELDAESDAVLQYQLIVTEAAHNVVLLHLLRCMIPMLEQNIRQNFEFLYTRKEMYNAVSSHRAQIFAAIMAREPEKAREASHRHLSFIEDLLLDISREQTRRERSLRRLQQHPDLT from the coding sequence ATGACTTACGGTAAAATTCGCCAACCAAAGTTATCAGATGTAATAGAGCAACGGCTCGAGCATCTCATTTTCGAAGGGACATTGCGCCCTGGCGAAAAGCTGCCCCCTGAACGCGAACTCGCAAAGCAGTTTGACGTATCTAGGCCATCAGTGCGTGAAGCAATTCAAACATTAGAAGCCAAAGGGCTTCTCTCTCGTCGCCAAGGCGGCGGCACCTTCGTGCAAAAGAAAATGTGGCAAAGCTTTAGTGATCCTCTAGCTCAGTTACTCGAAGGTAATCCTGAATCTCAATTTGATCTTCTTGAAACTCGTCATGCTCTTGAAGGTATTGCAGCCTATTATGCTGCACTTCGCGGCACTGAAGAAGATCTTGACCGTATTCGTCAAAGTTATGAACTTATCGAAATAGCGCAAAAAAGTGGCGAATTAGATGCTGAATCTGATGCGGTACTCCAATATCAACTCATTGTGACAGAAGCGGCTCACAATGTGGTTTTGCTGCATCTATTGCGTTGTATGATCCCGATGTTAGAACAGAATATCCGTCAAAACTTTGAATTTTTGTATACCCGTAAAGAGATGTATAACGCAGTTAGCTCCCATAGAGCGCAAATTTTTGCTGCAATAATGGCAAGAGAGCCTGAAAAGGCGCGCGAAGCATCTCACCGTCACTTGTCTTTTATTGAAGATTTGCTATTGGATATTAGCCGAGAGCAAACTCGCAGAGAACGTTCTTTACGGCGGTTACAGCAACACCCTGATTTAACTTAA
- the nadC gene encoding carboxylating nicotinate-nucleotide diphosphorylase, with protein sequence MAIRRYDEQQRRSILLERLAVDIPFMVTVALKEDLGQLVDYKRDITGQLLNESTISIARIITRENGVFCGKKWLEEVFLQLGGQVKIDWKVQDGDTVTPNQVLCEMQGPSQVLLTGERTSLNFIQTLSSVSTATAVYVKEIAGTRAKLLDTRKTIPGLRTALKYAVLMGGGFNHRLGLSDAYLIKENHIISAGSVGKAVELARQAHPEVPIEIEVESLDELLLALKADADIIMLDNFTPTMMKEAVVLTAGKAALEVSGNVTLKTIKEFAETGIDFISVGALTKHIQAMDLSMRFVDSHS encoded by the coding sequence ATGGCTATACGACGTTATGATGAGCAGCAAAGACGCAGCATTCTATTAGAACGATTAGCGGTTGATATCCCTTTTATGGTAACAGTTGCATTAAAAGAAGATCTTGGGCAGTTGGTTGACTATAAACGAGATATTACAGGGCAGCTACTTAATGAGAGTACTATCTCAATCGCCCGTATTATTACACGGGAAAACGGCGTTTTTTGTGGTAAAAAATGGTTGGAAGAAGTCTTTCTTCAATTAGGCGGACAAGTCAAAATTGATTGGAAAGTGCAAGATGGTGATACGGTGACACCAAACCAAGTGTTGTGTGAAATGCAGGGACCATCTCAAGTTTTATTAACAGGGGAGCGAACGTCACTAAATTTTATCCAAACTCTCTCCTCTGTTTCGACAGCAACAGCAGTATATGTAAAAGAGATTGCAGGGACTCGCGCCAAGTTACTTGATACACGAAAAACCATACCAGGTCTAAGAACTGCGTTGAAGTATGCTGTTCTTATGGGCGGAGGTTTTAACCATCGTTTAGGGCTTTCAGATGCCTATTTAATTAAAGAAAACCATATTATTTCAGCGGGTTCTGTGGGGAAAGCTGTTGAGCTCGCTAGACAAGCACACCCTGAAGTACCTATTGAAATTGAAGTGGAAAGCTTAGACGAGTTACTTCTGGCACTAAAAGCAGATGCAGACATCATCATGTTAGATAACTTTACACCAACAATGATGAAAGAGGCGGTAGTGTTAACTGCAGGGAAGGCTGCGCTTGAAGTTTCAGGCAATGTGACATTAAAAACGATAAAAGAATTTGCAGAAACGGGTATTGATTTTATTTCAGTGGGTGCTTTGACTAAGCATATCCAAGCGATGGACTTATCAATGCGTTTTGTTGATAGCCATTCTTAG
- the ppdD gene encoding prepilin peptidase-dependent pilin — MRQQGFSLIEIMVVIAIISILGVIAIPGYQSYMQKAAMTDVLQTILPYKNSIEICHFNFGSLSQCDSGNDNIPNNVSGKHIKTIEVKSGVVKLSGDKTLSDLNITLTPIAPANNTQFKWNVVCEIKNNANLKSLCEKTLNF; from the coding sequence ATGCGTCAACAAGGATTTTCGCTTATCGAAATAATGGTTGTCATTGCTATCATATCTATACTTGGTGTGATTGCTATTCCTGGTTATCAAAGTTATATGCAAAAGGCTGCCATGACTGATGTTCTTCAAACTATTTTACCTTACAAAAATAGCATTGAGATATGCCATTTTAATTTCGGTAGCCTGTCTCAATGTGATAGTGGCAACGATAACATTCCAAATAATGTTTCAGGAAAACACATCAAGACTATAGAGGTAAAATCAGGTGTTGTGAAACTTAGTGGAGATAAAACTTTATCAGACCTTAATATAACGCTAACACCTATTGCCCCAGCAAATAACACCCAGTTTAAATGGAATGTGGTTTGCGAAATAAAAAACAATGCCAACTTAAAATCTTTATGTGAAAAAACATTAAATTTTTAA
- the ampD gene encoding 1,6-anhydro-N-acetylmuramyl-L-alanine amidase AmpD — MKIHDGWLNNVTHIPSPHHDQRPDGVTPSLLVIHNISLPPGQFGGPYINQLFTGTLNPQEHPFFDEIKHLRVSAHCLIRRDGSIIQYVPFHLRAWHAGQSSYQGKEKCNDFSIGIELEGTDFEPFTESQYQSLAILTQQLITQYPLIAHNITGHSNIAPLRKTDPGPFFDWQQYKSLL, encoded by the coding sequence ATGAAAATACATGATGGTTGGTTAAATAATGTGACTCATATCCCCTCACCACATCATGATCAACGGCCTGATGGGGTTACCCCCTCATTGCTGGTTATCCACAATATTAGCCTTCCCCCTGGCCAATTTGGCGGGCCTTATATCAACCAATTATTTACAGGGACCTTAAACCCTCAAGAACACCCTTTTTTTGATGAGATAAAACATCTTCGCGTTTCTGCCCATTGTTTAATCCGCCGTGATGGCTCTATCATTCAATATGTTCCTTTTCATTTACGTGCTTGGCACGCAGGACAGTCAAGCTACCAAGGAAAAGAAAAATGCAATGATTTTTCAATTGGTATTGAGCTAGAAGGCACTGATTTTGAGCCATTTACTGAATCACAATACCAATCCCTCGCAATTTTAACGCAACAACTTATAACTCAATATCCGTTGATTGCCCATAATATTACAGGCCATAGCAATATAGCGCCCTTGCGTAAAACTGATCCTGGTCCATTTTTTGATTGGCAACAGTATAAAAGTCTACTTTAA